A portion of the Phyllopteryx taeniolatus isolate TA_2022b chromosome 15, UOR_Ptae_1.2, whole genome shotgun sequence genome contains these proteins:
- the LOC133490187 gene encoding zinc finger protein OZF-like: protein MCARRTAEYQDELCGPKDEKEPQRHLLNAFFTKPRVGLHTAEISDLRPECQQSVSPHIKEEEEDEEVLHIKEEEEQHALYIKKQEAEEYSYIKEEEEEEDVTKFLLTGVPLKSEDEDEGQSERGAEPPSSSSSQHMTTEGDGDHCGGSQADSHLAPLSDSDDMTSLSPHDDDDDEQSEGHKTSHTDNKFWKCSQCGKELASQNGLKLHMRMHTGEKPFTCSVCCKRFIQKGDLIYHTKTHTGEKPFACSVCAQRFYKKGYLKIHTRTHTGEKPFACSVCGQRFSEKGNLNRHKRTHTGEKPFSCSDCGQRFSEKGGLKKHTRTHTGEKPFACPMCGQRFSEKGSLRKHTRTHTGEKPFACSVCDQRFTQKGQLKLHTRTHTGEKPYSCSVCGLTFSRKGSLRKHSRTHTGEKPFACSICGQRFAHRSNLTTHTRTHTGEKPFFCSVCGQRFSRKGSQKRHIRTHT, encoded by the coding sequence AAATCAGTGATCTTCGTCCTGAATGTCAGCAATCAGTgtcccctcacattaaagaggaagaggaggacgaagaggtcctccacattaaagaggaagaggagcagcatgccctttacattaaaaaacagGAGGCAGAAGAGTACTCCTacatcaaagaggaggaggaggaggaagatgttaCCAAGTTTCTAttgactggtgtccctttgaagagtgaggatgaagatgaaggtcaaagtgagagaggagcggagcctccaagcagcagctcaagtcaacacatgacaacagaaggtgatggagaccactgtggaggatcacaagcagacagccacttagctccactatcagatagtgatGACATGACTTCGCTCTCtcctcatgatgatgatgatgatgaacagtcTGAAGGGCATAAGACcagtcacactgacaacaaattctggaaatgttctcagtgtgggaaagaATTGGCTTCTCAGAATGGTTTGAAACTACACATGAGAatgcacactggagagaaaccttttacctgctcagtttgctGTAAAAGGTTCATTCAGAAGGGAGACCTAatatatcacacaaaaacacacacgggggagaaaccttttgcttgcTCAGTTTGTGCTCAAAGATTCTATAAAAAAGgatacttaaaaatacacacaagaacacacactggagaaaaaccatttgcctgctcagtatgtggtcaaagattctctgaaaagggaaatttaaacagacacaaaagaacacacacaggtgagaaacctttttcctgttcagattgtggccaaagattctctgaaaagggaggcttaaaaaaacacacaagaacacacactggagagaaaccttttgcctgcccaatgtgtggtcaaagattctctgaaaagggaagcttaagaaaacacacaaggacacacactggagagaaaccttttgcctgctcagtgtgTGATCAAAGATTTACTCAGAAAGGGCAgttaaaattacacacaagaacacacactggtgagaaaccttattcgtgctcagtttgtggcctaACATTCTCTAGAAAGGGAAGCTTAAGAAAACactcaagaacacacactggagagaaaccttttgcctgctcaatttgtggtcaaagatttgcACATAGAAGTAatttgacaacacacacaagaacacacactggagagaaaccttttttctgctccgtttgtggtcaaagattctctagAAAGGGAAGTCAAAAAAGACACATAAGAACACACACTTga
- the LOC133490192 gene encoding gastrula zinc finger protein XlCGF8.2DB-like isoform X2, protein MYTNVSEDLRPECQETEPPHIKEEDEAFLQIKEEKKEESKKWPLTGVPSKSEDEGQSEESRGPEPPSSSSSCQHMTIEGDGDHCGESSADGLLAPLSDSDDTSSHSPHTDDDKQSEGDTDNKRWKCLQCGKIFDRKWVLNQHKRTHTGEKPFSCSVCAKRFSWKGVLKKHMRTHTGEKPFVCSVCSQRFTQKEYLKIHTRKHTGEKPFACSVCGKRYSEKRNLKSHRRTHTGEKPFVCSVCGQRFFENGSLSKHTRTHTGVKPFACSVCGQTFSENDRLKVHTRTHTGEKPFACSICGQRFAHRCTLTTHTRTHTGVKPFACPVCDQRFSQRGSLRRHKRTHTGEKPFSCSVCGQRFSKKDSVKRHKCVGKNSSDQ, encoded by the coding sequence ATGTCAGTGAAGATCTTCGTCCTGAGTGCCAGGAGACAGAGCCCCCACACATCAAAGAAGAGGATGAAGCGTTCCTACAaattaaagaggaaaagaaagagGAAAGCAAAAAGTGGCCATTGACTGGTGTCCCTtcgaagagtgaagatgaaggtcaaagtgaggagagcagagggccggagcctccaagcagcagcagctcatgTCAACATATGACAatagaaggtgatggagaccactgtggagaaTCCTCagcagacggcctcttagctccactatccGATAGTGACGACACGTCGTCACactctcctcacactgatgatgataaACAGTCTGAAGGTGATACTGACAACAAACGTTGGAAATGTTTACAGTGTGGGAAAATATTTGATAGAAAGTGGGTTTTGAATCAACAcaagagaacacacactggagagaaacctttttcttgctcaGTTTGTGCTAAAAGATTCTCCTGGAAAGgagtattaaaaaaacacatgaggacacacactggtgagaaaccttttgtctgctcagtttgcagtcaaagattcactcagaaggaatacttaaaaatacacacaagaaaacacacgggtgagaaaccttttgcctgctcagtttgtgggaaaaGATATTCTGAAAAGAGAAACTTAAAAAGTCAcagaagaacacacactggtgagaaaccttttgtctgttcagtgtgtggccaaagattctttGAAAACGGAAGCTTAAGtaaacacacaagaacgcacaccggggtgaaaccttttgcctgctcagtttgtggtcaaacattCTCAGAGAATGACCGCTTAAAAGtccacacaagaacgcacactggtgagaaaccttttgcctgctcaatttgtggtcaaagattcgcTCATAGATGTActttgacaacacacacaagaacacacactggggtaaaaccttttgcttgcccagtttgtgatcaaagattctctcagaggGGAAGCTTAAGAAGACACAaaagaacccacactggggagaaacccttttcctgctcagtttgtggtcagagATTCTCTAAGAAAGATAGTGTTAAGAGACACAAGTGTGTTGGTAAGAATAGCAGTGATCAATGA
- the LOC133490192 gene encoding zinc finger protein OZF-like isoform X1, protein MCASRTAEYEEELCGPKDENGPRGPLLDALFRKQPRIVLRRADVSEDLRPECQETEPPHIKEEDEAFLQIKEEKKEESKKWPLTGVPSKSEDEGQSEESRGPEPPSSSSSCQHMTIEGDGDHCGESSADGLLAPLSDSDDTSSHSPHTDDDKQSEGDTDNKRWKCLQCGKIFDRKWVLNQHKRTHTGEKPFSCSVCAKRFSWKGVLKKHMRTHTGEKPFVCSVCSQRFTQKEYLKIHTRKHTGEKPFACSVCGKRYSEKRNLKSHRRTHTGEKPFVCSVCGQRFFENGSLSKHTRTHTGVKPFACSVCGQTFSENDRLKVHTRTHTGEKPFACSICGQRFAHRCTLTTHTRTHTGVKPFACPVCDQRFSQRGSLRRHKRTHTGEKPFSCSVCGQRFSKKDSVKRHKCVGKNSSDQ, encoded by the coding sequence ATGTCAGTGAAGATCTTCGTCCTGAGTGCCAGGAGACAGAGCCCCCACACATCAAAGAAGAGGATGAAGCGTTCCTACAaattaaagaggaaaagaaagagGAAAGCAAAAAGTGGCCATTGACTGGTGTCCCTtcgaagagtgaagatgaaggtcaaagtgaggagagcagagggccggagcctccaagcagcagcagctcatgTCAACATATGACAatagaaggtgatggagaccactgtggagaaTCCTCagcagacggcctcttagctccactatccGATAGTGACGACACGTCGTCACactctcctcacactgatgatgataaACAGTCTGAAGGTGATACTGACAACAAACGTTGGAAATGTTTACAGTGTGGGAAAATATTTGATAGAAAGTGGGTTTTGAATCAACAcaagagaacacacactggagagaaacctttttcttgctcaGTTTGTGCTAAAAGATTCTCCTGGAAAGgagtattaaaaaaacacatgaggacacacactggtgagaaaccttttgtctgctcagtttgcagtcaaagattcactcagaaggaatacttaaaaatacacacaagaaaacacacgggtgagaaaccttttgcctgctcagtttgtgggaaaaGATATTCTGAAAAGAGAAACTTAAAAAGTCAcagaagaacacacactggtgagaaaccttttgtctgttcagtgtgtggccaaagattctttGAAAACGGAAGCTTAAGtaaacacacaagaacgcacaccggggtgaaaccttttgcctgctcagtttgtggtcaaacattCTCAGAGAATGACCGCTTAAAAGtccacacaagaacgcacactggtgagaaaccttttgcctgctcaatttgtggtcaaagattcgcTCATAGATGTActttgacaacacacacaagaacacacactggggtaaaaccttttgcttgcccagtttgtgatcaaagattctctcagaggGGAAGCTTAAGAAGACACAaaagaacccacactggggagaaacccttttcctgctcagtttgtggtcagagATTCTCTAAGAAAGATAGTGTTAAGAGACACAAGTGTGTTGGTAAGAATAGCAGTGATCAATGA